In the genome of Desulfobaccales bacterium, one region contains:
- a CDS encoding arsenate reductase ArsC yields the protein MEKPTVLFLCTGNTARSQMAEAFLKKYGGDRFEVLSAGYEPKEINPYTKQVMAEAGIDISHQHAKSVKEFLGKIDIRYLIIVCEQAEKTCPKVFPGVLVRLFWPFDDPAAAGGSKEEKLAKFREVRDQIEEQVKSWLSKFA from the coding sequence ATGGAAAAGCCTACTGTCCTTTTTCTGTGCACGGGTAATACGGCCCGCTCGCAAATGGCCGAAGCTTTTCTCAAAAAGTATGGCGGGGACCGGTTCGAAGTTCTCAGCGCCGGATATGAGCCTAAAGAGATCAATCCGTATACCAAACAAGTGATGGCTGAGGCCGGCATCGATATCAGCCATCAACATGCCAAGAGCGTTAAAGAATTTTTGGGAAAAATTGACATTCGCTATCTGATCATCGTCTGCGAACAAGCTGAAAAAACCTGTCCCAAAGTCTTCCCCGGCGTGTTGGTCAGACTGTTCTGGCCCTTCGATGATCCGGCGGCCGCAGGTGGCAGTAAAGAAGAAAAGTTAGCCAAGTTCCGTGAAGTCAGGGACCAGATAGAAGAACAGGTAAAATCTTGGTTGAGCAAGTTTGCTTAA